The Sulfolobus acidocaldarius DSM 639 genome has a window encoding:
- a CDS encoding alpha/beta hydrolase, with the protein MTWNLRQEYKCKDYPSLKHYYWTKESKTPPSGIIGVHRLIKEECKPIASLLILPGTWSSGEQLSANTVDDDWKRNEDIDEPFFWANRCIDVYLMDYRTHFLSPEKDPSEFGFMVDWGWEQWINDIKEVVEFIKEISSFKRVFLAGESFGGLATVNFATLFPEDLESLILLDGGPILRQPTNSLDFDGLLEKIKNTKSWAMEVGGTKGALFLFKYIDKNPNAPPTNPVTGEPLEPRINPITGEKWNNILEWATFTLYSGWGPGLLTNVYAGYNDPRVLVHTMSTFDRYWPIRIYLETQTMLDWKECPYLKYDFDNMYSKISLPILDIISGFGLSAGRLSNNPFPGNRPYSMILLEKYGHLDVYNGSHCKVDVSIPVVSAIYSRVYKTQIR; encoded by the coding sequence ATGACATGGAATTTGAGACAAGAGTACAAATGTAAAGATTATCCTAGTTTAAAACACTATTATTGGACGAAGGAGTCTAAAACGCCACCCTCAGGGATTATTGGTGTTCATAGGCTAATCAAGGAGGAATGTAAACCCATAGCCTCTCTCCTAATACTCCCAGGAACATGGAGTAGTGGTGAACAGTTATCTGCTAATACGGTAGATGATGATTGGAAGAGAAATGAAGACATTGATGAGCCTTTCTTTTGGGCTAATAGATGCATTGATGTTTATTTAATGGATTATAGGACTCACTTCCTGTCTCCTGAGAAAGATCCGAGTGAATTCGGCTTTATGGTTGATTGGGGATGGGAGCAATGGATAAATGACATTAAGGAGGTTGTAGAGTTTATTAAAGAGATATCTTCCTTTAAAAGGGTCTTCTTAGCTGGTGAAAGTTTTGGAGGATTAGCTACAGTAAATTTTGCAACTCTATTCCCTGAGGACTTGGAGAGTCTAATTTTACTCGATGGAGGACCTATTCTAAGGCAACCTACTAATTCTCTTGATTTTGACGGTCTCTTAGAGAAAATCAAGAATACGAAGAGTTGGGCAATGGAAGTTGGAGGTACTAAGGGGGCTCTCTTCCTCTTTAAATATATCGATAAGAATCCTAATGCACCACCGACAAACCCTGTAACGGGAGAGCCTCTTGAACCTAGAATCAATCCAATTACAGGTGAAAAATGGAATAACATATTGGAATGGGCAACTTTTACTCTCTATAGCGGTTGGGGTCCGGGATTACTAACAAACGTATATGCAGGGTATAATGATCCGAGAGTGTTAGTACATACAATGTCCACCTTTGACAGATATTGGCCAATAAGGATATACCTTGAAACTCAGACAATGTTAGACTGGAAGGAATGCCCCTATCTAAAGTATGATTTTGACAACATGTACAGCAAAATATCCTTACCTATCCTAGATATAATAAGTGGCTTTGGATTATCAGCAGGTAGGCTGAGCAATAATCCCTTCCCTGGAAATCGTCCTTATAGTATGATACTTTTAGAGAAATATGGTCATCTGGACGTCTACAATGGTTCCCACTGTAAAGTTGATGTATCCATTCCTGTGGTATCAGCAATATACTCAAGGGTTTATAAGACACAAATTAGGTAG
- a CDS encoding TetR/AcrR family transcriptional regulator, producing the protein MYRAPKTEKGKESLNKILDASVELIADKGFLSTSINDITSKAGVAYGLFYFYFKSKHDILDEIIRQFNRNMRYYLKTYTQNLDSRIDVEKVGMKKFLEWMNENKKYYKIFIETQVHRPDIYKWHFMKLAERYTTGLSEAMRRGEIINVDPELLSYVLIGIAHMLGKRYVLWSNSGLTLKQQRDLDLIIENMLTPR; encoded by the coding sequence ATGTATAGGGCTCCTAAAACAGAAAAGGGAAAGGAATCACTAAATAAAATACTTGATGCCTCTGTTGAGCTAATTGCTGATAAGGGTTTTCTAAGCACTAGTATAAACGATATTACAAGTAAGGCTGGAGTTGCTTATGGTCTTTTCTACTTTTACTTTAAGAGTAAGCATGACATTTTAGATGAGATAATAAGGCAGTTTAACAGAAATATGAGATATTATTTGAAAACATATACACAGAACCTAGACAGTAGGATTGATGTGGAAAAAGTAGGAATGAAGAAATTCTTGGAGTGGATGAACGAGAACAAGAAGTATTATAAGATATTCATTGAAACACAAGTCCATAGACCTGATATATATAAGTGGCACTTCATGAAGCTAGCCGAGAGATATACTACGGGTCTTTCTGAGGCAATGAGGAGGGGTGAGATAATAAATGTAGACCCTGAGTTACTGTCTTACGTTTTAATCGGTATAGCCCATATGCTTGGTAAAAGGTACGTCTTGTGGAGTAACTCTGGGCTTACATTAAAACAACAGAGAGACTTGGACTTAATTATAGAAAATATGTTAACACCAAGGTAA
- a CDS encoding acyl-CoA dehydrogenase family protein encodes MGEEDKELEEYRNKVREWIRKNVPEEIKEKGDMAPVEVLKSWQRKIYEAGYLGVSWPKEYGGWGDSPIKEIIVREEFAKAGVPYATIGLGVSVTGPAILNNGNEEQKKKHIRRILTAEDIWCQGFSEPHAGSDLASIRTKIEDKGDHYEVNGQKIWSSYAHLANYCLLLGRTGDPSERHKGLTILIVDMRSEGIKVSPIKQITGRSEFNTVYFNQVKVPKENVVGKVGEGWRVAMSTLNYERLNIGTILFGVERIIRDLVNTGYKGESLINTAEDIIALKAFYKRILERMKKGYIAGPEAAMIKLVASESMQKVYESAFNTMGPEALVVERKPGFRPEIVYGLLASRSITIAGGTSEILRNLLGEVVLGLPKG; translated from the coding sequence ATGGGCGAAGAAGATAAAGAGTTAGAGGAGTATAGGAATAAGGTCAGAGAGTGGATTCGCAAGAACGTACCTGAAGAGATAAAGGAAAAGGGAGATATGGCACCAGTTGAGGTCTTAAAGAGCTGGCAGAGGAAAATATATGAGGCAGGCTATCTTGGTGTCTCATGGCCTAAGGAATATGGTGGTTGGGGAGATAGTCCCATAAAGGAGATTATTGTTAGAGAGGAATTCGCTAAAGCAGGAGTTCCTTACGCTACGATAGGTTTAGGAGTATCGGTCACAGGTCCTGCAATTTTGAACAACGGAAATGAAGAGCAGAAGAAAAAACACATAAGGAGAATCCTTACAGCGGAAGATATATGGTGTCAAGGGTTTTCTGAACCCCACGCAGGATCAGATTTAGCTTCAATCAGAACCAAGATAGAGGATAAGGGAGATCATTATGAAGTAAATGGGCAGAAGATATGGAGTAGTTATGCCCATCTGGCTAATTACTGTCTCCTATTAGGGAGGACAGGAGACCCCTCTGAAAGGCACAAAGGGCTGACAATACTCATAGTAGATATGAGAAGCGAGGGGATAAAAGTTAGCCCTATTAAGCAGATAACTGGAAGATCAGAGTTTAACACGGTATACTTCAATCAAGTAAAGGTGCCTAAGGAAAATGTTGTAGGTAAGGTAGGAGAAGGATGGAGAGTGGCTATGTCCACACTGAATTACGAAAGACTAAACATAGGTACAATACTATTTGGAGTCGAGAGGATAATCAGAGATCTTGTGAACACTGGTTATAAGGGAGAATCCTTAATTAATACAGCTGAAGATATAATTGCGCTGAAAGCCTTTTACAAGAGAATACTAGAGAGAATGAAAAAGGGATATATAGCTGGTCCAGAGGCTGCCATGATCAAGTTAGTAGCTTCTGAGTCAATGCAAAAAGTCTATGAGAGTGCATTCAATACCATGGGTCCGGAAGCTCTAGTGGTAGAACGTAAACCTGGTTTCAGACCTGAAATAGTTTATGGACTATTAGCTTCAAGGTCAATTACTATTGCAGGAGGAACGTCGGAAATATTAAGAAACCTGCTTGGAGAGGTCGTACTAGGATTACCTAAAGGATAA
- a CDS encoding 3-hydroxyacyl-CoA dehydrogenase/enoyl-CoA hydratase family protein produces MKVEDIKKILVIGAGTMGHGIAELAAIAGYQVYLSDVSQDILNSAMDKVKWSLTKLKERGTIKEDVETVLQRIRPVVGLDKTVSDADFSIEAITEKIDVKRQTFAKLDELLPPHAILATNTSSLPVSKIAEATKRPDKVVGMHYFNPPALMPLVEVMKGDKTSDETAKVTYELAKKLGKQPIMINKDIPGYVVNRILGGINIASCIVVEKKLADIKEVDAVARYKLGFPMGVFELLDYTGIDVAYYISKSREELGVKDDIPICSLIVEKFKNNELGVKSGKGFYTYPGPGKYVKPELPKELAEKLNPALIIAPAVNEAARLVRENIASKEDVDLGTVLGLGFQKGILKLADEVGIDNIVNSLSELKKLTGISSFDPDPLLTEMVSQGKVGMKSGSGFFEYGKIQQKTLKTLILRVEPPLAWIVLNRPERLNALSQELMGELDKVLDELEFNNDVRVVIITGNGRAFSAGADVTSFTTLRPIDVVRYRYMKNVIYKIQLYTKPVIAAINGFALGGGLELAMACDIRIASNLAQLGQPEINIGIIPGAGGTQRLPRLIGKGRAKLLIYTGDMIPAEEAYKMGLVDQVVPANKFEEEVRRVALKIAEKSPLSLLAAKLAVELGYEANIWTGQELESALFGLLFTTEDVKEGVRAFLERRKPQFKGE; encoded by the coding sequence ATGAAAGTAGAAGATATTAAGAAAATACTCGTCATCGGAGCAGGAACTATGGGTCACGGTATAGCGGAACTAGCAGCCATAGCAGGTTATCAAGTATATCTAAGTGATGTCTCTCAAGATATATTAAATAGTGCAATGGACAAAGTCAAATGGAGTCTTACAAAGTTAAAGGAAAGAGGGACAATAAAGGAGGACGTAGAGACAGTACTGCAGAGAATAAGACCTGTAGTTGGACTAGATAAGACTGTCAGTGATGCTGATTTTTCCATTGAAGCGATAACAGAGAAAATAGATGTAAAGAGACAGACATTTGCAAAATTAGACGAGCTATTACCACCTCATGCAATACTAGCAACTAATACCAGTAGTCTACCAGTTTCCAAAATAGCTGAGGCTACAAAGAGACCTGATAAGGTAGTTGGAATGCATTACTTTAATCCCCCTGCACTTATGCCCCTAGTTGAAGTAATGAAGGGCGACAAAACCAGCGACGAGACCGCAAAGGTGACATATGAGTTAGCAAAGAAATTAGGGAAGCAGCCTATAATGATAAACAAAGATATTCCTGGATACGTTGTAAACAGGATTTTAGGAGGAATAAATATCGCATCGTGTATAGTAGTTGAGAAGAAGCTTGCTGACATAAAAGAAGTCGATGCTGTTGCAAGATACAAACTAGGCTTCCCAATGGGAGTTTTTGAACTCCTAGATTACACTGGTATAGATGTTGCATATTACATTTCAAAATCAAGGGAAGAACTGGGAGTGAAAGACGATATACCAATCTGCTCACTAATAGTTGAAAAGTTCAAGAACAATGAGTTGGGTGTTAAAAGTGGAAAGGGATTCTACACCTATCCAGGTCCAGGTAAGTACGTCAAGCCTGAATTACCTAAGGAGTTGGCAGAGAAGTTAAACCCAGCTTTAATTATTGCGCCAGCAGTAAATGAAGCCGCTAGATTAGTGAGGGAGAATATAGCCAGTAAGGAGGATGTAGACTTAGGTACAGTCCTTGGTCTAGGATTCCAGAAAGGTATACTGAAATTAGCCGATGAGGTGGGAATAGATAACATTGTGAATTCATTGTCAGAGTTAAAGAAATTAACAGGAATAAGTTCATTCGATCCAGATCCCCTGTTGACAGAGATGGTTTCTCAAGGCAAAGTGGGAATGAAGTCAGGCTCAGGATTCTTTGAGTACGGGAAGATTCAACAAAAGACACTAAAAACCTTAATACTTAGAGTTGAGCCTCCCTTAGCCTGGATAGTCTTAAATAGACCAGAGAGACTTAACGCGTTAAGCCAAGAATTAATGGGTGAACTGGACAAGGTTTTGGACGAGTTGGAGTTCAATAATGACGTCCGAGTGGTAATTATCACTGGTAATGGTAGAGCATTTTCTGCAGGTGCTGACGTAACGTCATTTACTACACTGAGACCAATTGATGTTGTGAGATACAGGTATATGAAAAACGTCATCTACAAGATTCAACTTTATACTAAGCCAGTTATCGCTGCTATAAATGGGTTCGCCCTAGGCGGAGGACTTGAGTTGGCAATGGCGTGCGACATCAGAATAGCCTCTAATTTAGCCCAGTTAGGTCAGCCTGAGATCAATATCGGAATAATTCCAGGGGCCGGTGGTACACAAAGACTTCCAAGACTAATAGGTAAAGGAAGAGCGAAGTTACTTATTTACACCGGTGATATGATCCCTGCGGAAGAGGCATATAAAATGGGACTAGTTGATCAGGTCGTTCCGGCAAACAAATTTGAGGAGGAAGTTAGGAGAGTGGCATTGAAGATTGCAGAAAAGTCGCCGTTATCATTATTAGCTGCCAAATTAGCTGTGGAGTTAGGTTATGAGGCTAATATATGGACTGGACAGGAATTAGAGTCTGCCTTATTCGGACTGTTATTCACAACAGAGGATGTAAAAGAAGGAGTAAGGGCTTTCCTAGAGAGGAGAAAGCCACAGTTCAAAGGAGAATAA
- a CDS encoding MBL fold metallo-hydrolase, whose protein sequence is MITTLSLPMPGPLKHINSYVIRDGDDTLLIDTGLPIEDDAVVLKEFIEKSGYPDYVLITHYHPDHIGQARLFKKSRILLNQEELQFITDVIEGVHEREMKDYLLRNGFPENFLQRIFSQRAFFKELLADIEFEGVKDGDKIVIGGNEAEVIWTPGHTVGHSCVKYGENLFCGDHILPNVTPNVSLHAPYDDPLGRYLDSLDKIEKLEINTIYPAHGEPFTNVKERIEEIKQHHFHRLQEIIDILKKKGRASAFEIAMNISWYRKWDELSNFDKQLAMGETMAHIKYLLYRDKIKEINEGTSITYTL, encoded by the coding sequence ATGATAACAACACTAAGCCTACCAATGCCTGGTCCCCTAAAACACATTAATTCTTACGTTATAAGGGACGGAGATGATACGTTGCTTATCGACACGGGTCTTCCCATAGAGGACGATGCAGTAGTCCTAAAGGAATTTATTGAAAAGAGTGGTTATCCTGACTATGTACTTATAACCCACTATCATCCAGACCATATAGGGCAGGCTAGGCTATTTAAAAAAAGCAGGATTTTGCTTAACCAGGAAGAGCTACAGTTTATCACTGACGTCATTGAAGGAGTACATGAAAGAGAAATGAAGGATTACCTATTACGGAATGGTTTCCCAGAAAATTTTCTACAGAGAATTTTCAGTCAGAGGGCTTTCTTTAAAGAACTTCTAGCTGACATAGAATTTGAGGGTGTAAAAGACGGAGATAAGATAGTAATAGGGGGTAATGAGGCTGAAGTTATTTGGACTCCAGGACACACGGTAGGTCACTCATGTGTGAAATACGGGGAAAACCTATTTTGTGGAGACCATATCCTACCAAATGTCACACCTAATGTTTCACTCCACGCTCCATACGATGATCCCTTAGGTAGATATTTAGACAGTCTTGATAAGATAGAGAAGTTGGAGATAAATACAATTTACCCCGCCCACGGAGAACCATTTACTAACGTTAAAGAGAGAATAGAAGAGATTAAGCAACACCATTTCCATAGACTTCAAGAGATAATTGATATCTTGAAAAAGAAGGGTAGAGCTAGTGCCTTTGAAATAGCAATGAATATTTCCTGGTACAGGAAGTGGGATGAGTTGTCAAACTTTGATAAGCAGTTAGCAATGGGTGAAACCATGGCTCACATAAAGTACCTCCTATACAGGGACAAAATTAAGGAGATAAATGAAGGAACCTCTATAACTTATACACTTTAA
- a CDS encoding long-chain-fatty-acid--CoA ligase, whose translation MIKGIPSTVNDEWQLNLHKVIEYASKVHGEREIISDRRFQGGVLHNLNYRKIFHRISSFTNSLEKELNTKAGDIIGILGWNDHRYFESFFTVPSLGAVLLELNIRLHPADLLYILKHTRAKGLLVDDSLLPLAEALSKEYNFDYTIIMSDKPFEEIKTNIRNAFGYEELVKSGSPNRKFEEVDEKSTAFAAFTTGTTGLPKGVFYSHRSVVLHALNISRDLKPSDVILQAVPFFHVHGWGTQFAGAITGCKQIFPGRPTVDSMVEHILNHKVTRTAAVPTVVLELLRRIETMDPKPNLAGLRLGIGGAEPPSALVSALAKHGIETGQGYGATETGPVVVAAVAKPEFEQLPVEEKFKRLKQGLILFGVEVKVVDPVSGEELPWDGKSVGEIWFRGPWIARSYYNDPRSAESFTSDGWWKSKDLGVIDELGYVKLVDRLKDVVKSGGEWISSIDLENFLMAHPYVREASVVGVPHPKWGERPLAVVSLKPEYQSKDKEEVKKSLLDHLSKRFAKWQLPDDIVFVDEIPKTSVGKFRKEELRNKYKDYYMKQ comes from the coding sequence ATGATAAAAGGAATTCCCTCCACAGTAAATGATGAATGGCAACTGAACCTACATAAAGTAATCGAATACGCCTCTAAAGTCCACGGAGAAAGAGAAATTATTTCAGATAGAAGATTTCAAGGGGGAGTACTCCACAACTTAAATTATAGAAAAATATTCCATAGAATATCTAGCTTTACAAACTCCCTTGAAAAGGAACTTAATACAAAAGCTGGTGATATTATAGGTATATTGGGTTGGAACGATCACAGGTATTTTGAGTCATTCTTCACTGTCCCGTCTCTAGGAGCAGTGTTACTGGAATTAAACATCAGACTTCACCCTGCAGACTTACTATACATCTTAAAACACACTAGGGCAAAAGGTCTATTGGTTGACGATTCTTTACTTCCATTGGCTGAGGCTCTATCTAAGGAGTATAATTTTGACTACACTATCATCATGAGTGATAAACCTTTTGAGGAAATCAAGACGAATATCAGGAATGCATTTGGTTATGAAGAATTAGTGAAGTCCGGCTCACCCAACAGAAAATTTGAGGAGGTAGATGAAAAGTCTACGGCATTTGCTGCATTTACTACCGGGACTACGGGTCTACCAAAGGGTGTATTTTACTCCCATAGATCTGTGGTACTCCATGCGTTAAACATTTCTAGAGATCTTAAACCATCAGATGTGATATTACAAGCTGTTCCGTTCTTCCATGTCCATGGTTGGGGTACTCAGTTTGCTGGTGCAATTACTGGTTGTAAGCAGATATTTCCTGGTAGACCAACTGTTGACTCCATGGTTGAGCACATTTTAAATCATAAAGTTACGAGAACGGCAGCAGTACCTACTGTAGTTCTAGAATTATTAAGAAGAATAGAGACGATGGATCCTAAACCGAATTTAGCTGGCTTAAGACTAGGTATTGGGGGAGCGGAGCCGCCATCAGCTCTAGTTTCTGCCTTGGCGAAACACGGTATTGAGACAGGACAAGGATATGGTGCTACTGAGACAGGACCGGTAGTGGTAGCTGCGGTAGCTAAGCCCGAATTCGAGCAATTACCTGTAGAGGAGAAGTTCAAGAGGCTAAAACAAGGGTTAATACTATTTGGTGTCGAGGTAAAAGTAGTTGATCCTGTATCAGGAGAAGAGTTACCTTGGGATGGTAAGAGTGTGGGTGAAATTTGGTTTAGGGGACCATGGATCGCTAGGTCGTACTATAATGACCCGAGGAGTGCAGAGTCTTTTACTAGTGATGGGTGGTGGAAAAGTAAAGATTTAGGTGTTATTGATGAATTGGGCTATGTTAAATTAGTTGATAGGTTAAAAGACGTAGTTAAAAGCGGTGGTGAGTGGATTAGTAGTATTGATTTGGAGAACTTTTTGATGGCTCATCCTTATGTTAGAGAGGCTAGTGTTGTTGGTGTTCCTCACCCTAAGTGGGGTGAGAGACCATTGGCTGTGGTATCACTTAAACCTGAATATCAGAGTAAGGACAAGGAAGAAGTAAAGAAGTCACTACTTGATCACTTATCTAAGAGGTTTGCCAAGTGGCAGTTACCGGATGATATTGTCTTTGTTGATGAGATACCTAAGACTAGTGTTGGTAAGTTCAGGAAGGAGGAGTTGAGAAATAAGTATAAGGACTATTACATGAAACAATAG
- a CDS encoding R2-like ligand-binding oxidase: MVLNFEEYKHTYFKSIKKGGIDWSLFPMKLYQLGKKLFWDPSTIDLTQDRADWDKLRDIDKFLMVNVTSKFGAGEEAVALDLHPLIVTLVKEGRVEEVMYLEQFIFEEAKHVEAFRRFLDAVGVKEDLVELTKDVSPNYAKIFYEELPKAMWNLNRDPSPENQVRAAVTYNLVVEGVAAEGGYNIFKYITRTFNIFPGLAKMVNYIATDESRHIAFGTYLIARLIKEGGESVYKAAMEHINYLGPYAVGIFSEPNVPQGVEIPLKLNPEVTVEYAKKLLNVRIQAIQRAKELKLEMLTPKDLDVIESL, translated from the coding sequence ATGGTATTAAATTTCGAAGAATACAAACATACGTATTTTAAGTCGATAAAGAAAGGAGGGATTGATTGGTCTCTATTTCCTATGAAGTTATATCAGCTGGGCAAGAAACTTTTTTGGGATCCATCGACAATTGATCTTACCCAAGACAGAGCAGACTGGGACAAGTTAAGGGATATAGATAAGTTTCTTATGGTCAATGTAACATCTAAGTTCGGTGCAGGCGAAGAGGCAGTAGCCCTTGATCTACACCCCTTGATTGTCACACTTGTTAAAGAAGGCAGAGTAGAGGAGGTCATGTATTTAGAGCAGTTTATTTTTGAGGAAGCGAAACATGTAGAAGCTTTTAGGAGGTTCTTGGACGCAGTAGGTGTTAAGGAGGACTTGGTGGAATTAACTAAGGATGTTTCACCAAACTACGCTAAGATATTCTATGAGGAGCTCCCAAAGGCAATGTGGAATTTGAATAGAGACCCGTCCCCTGAGAACCAAGTTAGAGCAGCTGTAACATACAATCTTGTGGTAGAAGGGGTCGCTGCTGAAGGCGGATACAATATTTTCAAATACATAACTAGGACATTTAATATATTTCCAGGACTAGCTAAAATGGTGAATTATATAGCTACTGACGAGTCAAGGCATATAGCCTTTGGGACATATCTCATTGCAAGGCTCATAAAAGAAGGAGGAGAGAGTGTATACAAGGCTGCAATGGAGCACATTAACTACTTGGGACCATACGCTGTGGGAATATTTTCAGAGCCTAATGTACCACAAGGTGTAGAGATACCTCTGAAGCTTAACCCAGAAGTCACCGTTGAGTACGCTAAAAAACTATTGAATGTGAGAATTCAGGCTATACAGAGGGCTAAGGAA